Proteins co-encoded in one Desulfofundulus luciae genomic window:
- a CDS encoding sigma 54-interacting transcriptional regulator: MPRLTVAIIGGNEDGYSIYRMLKAVGDVEILGVADPDPSSPGVKAAAADGVFTTADYTEMVRLPGVDVLIEATGDPEIQMHLHRIKPRRTSIMEARALDLMLAVLREKEKLLEARRVQGELAAILDSVQEAIEVADSRGVIKYVNPAFTRITGISENERIGQNIFEASPDGALATVLRTGRSVVGHRTKVGGSNAEVISNAAPIFVDGKMEGAVVVFQHFTDVMNLMEQLRQSTSIIENLSDKFGQVTTSKYTFADILGNSAELRRCIQVAERAARTNSTVLLLGESGTGKELFAHAIHHASPRRDKPFIKVNCAAIPDSLLESEFFGYAKGAFTGAVKSKIGKFELAHGGTIFLDEIGDMNLNLQGKLLRVLQEMEFERVGGTQTIKVDVRVIAATNRNLRELIRQGKFREDLYYRLNVVEITIPPLRVRKEDLPILINNLIIKLNRKLGKKVKGLSKDAEEILYCYDWPGNVRELENVFERVMVTVDEEIFTKKHFIQHVSQFKASPERDIELIPIDQMEQLLIRKAIAKFGTSVEGKRRAAQALNISLATLYNKLKKSRTEDFTN, translated from the coding sequence ATGCCCAGGTTGACCGTAGCCATTATTGGGGGCAATGAGGACGGTTATTCCATTTACCGCATGTTAAAGGCCGTGGGGGATGTGGAAATTTTGGGTGTGGCCGATCCCGATCCTTCATCCCCGGGAGTTAAAGCTGCGGCTGCGGACGGGGTTTTTACCACCGCCGATTATACGGAAATGGTGCGCCTGCCCGGCGTGGATGTTTTGATCGAGGCTACCGGGGATCCGGAGATCCAGATGCACCTGCATCGGATAAAGCCGCGGAGAACGTCCATCATGGAGGCCCGGGCGCTGGATCTTATGCTGGCCGTATTAAGGGAAAAGGAAAAATTGCTTGAAGCCAGGCGAGTACAGGGAGAACTGGCTGCCATCCTGGATTCGGTCCAGGAAGCCATCGAAGTGGCGGATTCCCGCGGTGTGATCAAATACGTCAATCCGGCCTTTACCCGGATTACCGGCATTAGTGAAAATGAACGGATTGGACAGAATATTTTTGAGGCTTCCCCCGATGGAGCTCTGGCCACGGTGTTGCGTACCGGCCGCAGTGTGGTGGGGCATCGTACAAAGGTAGGGGGAAGCAATGCTGAGGTCATTTCCAACGCCGCCCCCATCTTTGTGGACGGCAAGATGGAAGGAGCGGTGGTGGTTTTTCAGCACTTTACCGACGTCATGAATTTAATGGAACAACTGCGCCAGAGCACCAGCATTATTGAGAATCTGTCAGATAAATTCGGCCAGGTTACGACCAGTAAATATACCTTTGCCGATATCCTGGGCAATAGTGCAGAGTTGCGTCGCTGTATCCAGGTGGCCGAGAGGGCAGCCCGTACAAACTCCACCGTCCTATTGCTGGGAGAGAGCGGTACGGGTAAAGAGTTGTTTGCCCATGCCATCCACCATGCCAGCCCCCGCAGGGATAAGCCGTTTATTAAAGTTAACTGTGCCGCCATACCGGACAGCCTTTTGGAGAGCGAGTTTTTCGGTTACGCTAAGGGAGCCTTTACCGGAGCCGTTAAATCCAAGATCGGTAAGTTCGAGCTGGCCCATGGTGGAACTATTTTTCTCGATGAAATTGGTGATATGAACCTGAACCTGCAGGGAAAACTGCTCCGGGTTTTGCAGGAAATGGAGTTTGAGCGGGTGGGAGGCACCCAGACCATTAAAGTGGATGTACGGGTTATTGCGGCCACCAACCGCAACCTGCGGGAATTAATCCGCCAGGGCAAGTTCCGGGAAGACCTCTACTACCGGCTAAACGTAGTTGAAATTACCATTCCACCCTTGCGGGTGCGCAAGGAAGATTTACCTATCCTGATCAACAACTTAATTATCAAACTAAACCGCAAACTGGGTAAAAAGGTGAAGGGCTTGTCCAAGGATGCCGAGGAAATTCTCTATTGTTACGATTGGCCCGGAAATGTGCGGGAACTGGAAAATGTCTTTGAACGGGTGATGGTAACCGTGGACGAAGAGATTTTTACAAAGAAACATTTTATCCAGCATGTCAGCCAGTTTAAGGCATCCCCGGAACGGGATATTGAGCTTATCCCCATTGATCAGATGGAACAATTGCTGATTAGAAAAGCTATCGCCAAGTTTGGTACCAGTGTGGAAGGCAAGCGGCGAGCCGCCCAGGCGCTGAATATCTCCCTGGCTACACTGTATAATAAGTTAAAGAAAAGTCGTACTGAAGATTTCACCAATTGA
- the lexA gene encoding transcriptional repressor LexA — MNTALTPREKIILEVIKENIRTKGYPPSVREIGQIVGLKSSSTVHNYLKRLEHKGLLRRDPTKPRALELLERTLPFSQPMRMVPLLGRVAAGEPILAVENQEDVFPLPASFTGEGEFFMLTVRGDSMIEAGILDGDLVVVRRQPSADNGDIVVALLEDEATVKRFFRENDHIRLQPENKAMSPIRVKNPLILGKVVGLLRKF; from the coding sequence ATGAACACCGCACTCACTCCCCGGGAGAAGATTATTTTAGAAGTAATTAAAGAAAACATCCGCACCAAAGGCTATCCCCCTTCGGTTCGGGAGATTGGTCAAATTGTCGGACTAAAATCCAGCTCTACAGTACATAACTACTTAAAGCGTTTAGAACATAAAGGCCTCTTACGCAGAGATCCCACCAAACCCCGGGCGTTAGAATTACTGGAGCGCACTTTGCCCTTTAGCCAGCCCATGCGCATGGTCCCCCTTTTGGGACGGGTAGCGGCAGGTGAACCCATCCTGGCCGTGGAAAACCAGGAAGATGTTTTTCCCCTGCCGGCCAGTTTCACCGGGGAGGGAGAATTCTTCATGCTTACCGTCCGGGGCGACAGCATGATTGAAGCCGGTATCCTGGATGGGGACCTGGTGGTGGTCCGGCGCCAGCCCAGCGCCGACAACGGGGACATTGTGGTGGCCCTTCTGGAGGATGAAGCCACGGTAAAAAGATTCTTCCGGGAAAACGACCATATTCGCCTGCAACCGGAAAACAAGGCCATGTCTCCTATCAGGGTCAAAAACCCGCTAATCCTGGGCAAGGTAGTGGGCCTGCTGCGTAAATTTTAA
- a CDS encoding Coenzyme F420 hydrogenase/dehydrogenase, beta subunit C-terminal domain — translation MCLDWAAELADLSVGDYWDPQVRAGQALGVSSCLVRSPDGEELLDGAVKDGYVETIPLEAARLAAGIGYELKKHAVAFRLRQRRRFGWPVPEYHREIHYVPFARELHLAPEIQQNPQE, via the coding sequence ATGTGCTTGGATTGGGCTGCGGAACTGGCGGACCTGTCGGTAGGGGACTACTGGGACCCGCAGGTGCGGGCCGGGCAGGCTTTAGGAGTATCTTCCTGCCTGGTGCGCAGTCCGGATGGTGAAGAGCTGCTGGATGGGGCCGTTAAGGACGGCTATGTGGAAACAATTCCCCTGGAAGCTGCCCGCCTGGCCGCCGGGATAGGGTACGAGCTGAAAAAGCACGCGGTAGCCTTCCGGTTAAGGCAGCGGCGTCGTTTTGGCTGGCCCGTACCGGAATATCACCGCGAGATCCACTACGTCCCCTTTGCCCGTGAGTTACATCTGGCGCCGGAAATTCAACAAAACCCCCAAGAGTGA
- a CDS encoding ABC transporter ATP-binding protein has product MLKVNNINVSYGDVQVLWDVSFEVPEGELVALLGANGAGKTTILNTISGLLRPHGGNIYFLQNEITRIPAYRVAEMGIAHVPEGRRLFPEMTVKENLEMGSLVPEAKKKRKETMEWVFSLFPILKDKQNQEAGTLSGGQQQMLAIGRGLMALPKLLMLDEPSLGLAPVLVNQVFEIVKEINQRGITVLLVEQNIMHALNMCTRAYVLENGRITLQGSGAELLNNQHVKEAYLGI; this is encoded by the coding sequence ATGCTTAAGGTAAATAATATCAACGTTTCATACGGAGATGTGCAGGTTTTGTGGGACGTTTCTTTTGAAGTACCGGAAGGGGAACTGGTTGCCCTTCTGGGTGCCAATGGTGCCGGTAAAACCACCATTTTAAACACCATTTCCGGTTTATTGCGCCCCCATGGCGGGAACATTTATTTTTTGCAAAACGAAATAACCAGAATACCGGCATACAGGGTTGCTGAAATGGGCATTGCCCATGTTCCGGAGGGAAGAAGGCTTTTCCCTGAAATGACGGTAAAAGAAAATCTGGAGATGGGTTCCCTTGTTCCTGAAGCTAAAAAGAAAAGAAAGGAAACTATGGAGTGGGTTTTTTCCCTCTTTCCCATATTGAAAGACAAACAAAATCAGGAAGCGGGAACCTTGAGCGGCGGCCAGCAACAAATGCTGGCCATCGGCAGGGGCCTGATGGCTTTACCCAAACTTTTGATGCTGGACGAACCTTCGCTGGGACTGGCACCCGTTCTGGTTAATCAGGTTTTTGAAATTGTCAAAGAGATTAACCAGCGGGGCATTACTGTTTTGCTGGTGGAGCAAAATATAATGCATGCTTTAAACATGTGCACCAGGGCCTATGTGCTGGAGAACGGCAGGATCACTCTCCAGGGCAGCGGGGCTGAACTGCTGAACAACCAGCATGTCAAGGAGGCATACCTGGGTATATAA
- a CDS encoding ABC transporter ATP-binding protein, with protein MSFFEVKNIVKNFGGLRAVNDISFTVEQGEIFGLIGPNGSGKTTIFNLINGFYPLTSGEIYFQGRRIDGLPPHKICALGIGRTFQVVKPLKRMSVLENVMAGAFLHTSSIVRARARALEILEFCGLYHRKDMDAKNLTIADRKRLEIARALATEPQLLLLDETAAGLNPKETEEAIKIILKIKEAGITIIIVEHIMKVIMGISDRILAISFGREIAIGTPKEIANHPEVIKAYLGEAYA; from the coding sequence ATGAGCTTCTTTGAAGTAAAAAATATCGTTAAAAATTTTGGCGGGTTAAGGGCCGTTAATGATATCAGTTTTACTGTGGAACAGGGGGAAATTTTCGGGCTGATCGGTCCCAACGGATCCGGGAAAACCACCATTTTTAATTTGATTAACGGTTTTTACCCTTTAACGTCAGGAGAAATTTACTTTCAGGGACGCCGCATTGACGGCCTGCCTCCCCATAAAATCTGTGCCCTGGGAATAGGCAGGACCTTTCAAGTGGTCAAACCCCTGAAAAGAATGAGTGTTCTGGAGAATGTTATGGCCGGGGCCTTCTTGCATACCAGCAGTATTGTTCGGGCCCGGGCCAGGGCCCTGGAGATTCTGGAGTTTTGCGGGCTCTATCATCGTAAGGATATGGATGCAAAAAATCTGACCATTGCCGACCGGAAGCGCCTGGAAATCGCCCGGGCCCTGGCTACGGAACCACAGCTATTGCTCCTGGATGAAACGGCGGCCGGGTTAAATCCAAAGGAAACGGAAGAAGCAATTAAAATTATTCTAAAGATAAAAGAAGCCGGCATAACTATTATCATTGTAGAACACATAATGAAAGTAATTATGGGTATTTCCGATCGGATCCTGGCCATCAGCTTCGGGCGGGAAATTGCCATTGGAACGCCAAAGGAGATAGCCAATCATCCGGAGGTAATTAAAGCATATTTAGGTGAGGCCTATGCTTAA
- a CDS encoding branched-chain amino acid ABC transporter permease, whose translation MNWKGMIVPAIVAVIAVVLPFVVQAPYVQHIMIMVFIWATLGTAWNLLGGYAGQVSFGHAAFFGLGAYSAGLLIFHLKISPWWGLVLGPFISMLVAIPIGIICFRLRGPYFALATLALGEIFRLVFTNWVSLTNGAQGILILSSFPTKLPYYFIAFFIWGMSLLIVDRMVKSKLGYYFVSIREDQDAAESLGIPTTRYKMFALLPSAFIAGLVGAFYMNYIAFIDPHVVFSLSDISVMVILVVMMGGVATLWGPSVGAAIYVALGELFRAWLGAANVLAFGIIVCLVILFLPNGIIGELGTLKRLLSRQKAKAVMAGGN comes from the coding sequence ATGAACTGGAAAGGAATGATTGTACCAGCAATTGTCGCTGTGATAGCGGTCGTGCTTCCTTTTGTAGTGCAGGCCCCCTATGTTCAGCACATTATGATCATGGTTTTTATCTGGGCCACACTGGGAACAGCATGGAATCTCCTGGGTGGGTACGCAGGACAGGTTTCCTTTGGTCATGCTGCCTTTTTTGGTTTAGGTGCCTATTCCGCCGGATTGTTGATCTTCCACCTGAAGATTTCCCCCTGGTGGGGATTGGTTTTAGGCCCCTTTATATCCATGCTGGTGGCCATTCCCATTGGTATAATTTGCTTTCGCTTGCGGGGACCATATTTTGCCCTGGCTACGCTGGCCCTGGGAGAAATATTCCGGCTGGTTTTTACCAACTGGGTTTCCCTGACCAACGGTGCCCAGGGAATATTAATCCTGAGCAGTTTTCCCACCAAGTTGCCCTATTATTTTATCGCTTTCTTTATATGGGGAATGTCTTTACTTATTGTGGATCGAATGGTTAAGTCCAAGCTGGGCTACTACTTTGTATCCATCAGGGAAGACCAGGATGCAGCAGAATCCCTGGGAATTCCCACCACCAGGTACAAGATGTTTGCACTGCTGCCCAGCGCTTTTATAGCGGGGCTGGTGGGCGCTTTTTATATGAACTATATTGCCTTTATTGACCCGCACGTGGTTTTTTCCCTCAGCGACATATCCGTAATGGTCATTCTGGTGGTAATGATGGGTGGTGTGGCCACCCTGTGGGGTCCTTCTGTGGGAGCGGCTATTTATGTAGCCTTGGGCGAACTTTTCCGGGCCTGGCTGGGTGCGGCCAATGTGCTGGCTTTTGGCATTATCGTTTGCCTGGTGATTCTTTTCCTGCCCAATGGTATAATTGGAGAACTGGGTACTTTGAAGCGCCTACTTTCCAGGCAGAAAGCGAAAGCTGTGATGGCTGGAGGTAATTAA
- a CDS encoding branched-chain amino acid ABC transporter permease, giving the protein MSLFLQTIICGILLGAMYALIAIGMTLIMGVMKIINLAHGALVMVGMYITYFCFKEWGIDPYLGMFISMPILFFIGCIIQKYLINRLVEVDSILPENQVLLTVGIMLVLTETMRLIFKSDYRSVATSYSSSTFFLGDISISIPMTIGFLIAMIFTWLLHLFLTRTDLGRSIRATAQDRDAAIYMGVNAPRITVITFGIGSALAAAGGSLLLPLFYLWPDIGHLFTAKAFIITILGGMGSTMGALFGGLTLGIAESLGATYISMGYKDVVGLIIFLLVLLFLPGGFKSLTRR; this is encoded by the coding sequence ATGTCCTTATTTTTACAGACAATCATCTGTGGTATTCTTCTGGGTGCCATGTATGCCCTGATTGCCATTGGCATGACCCTGATCATGGGTGTAATGAAGATTATCAATCTGGCTCACGGGGCACTGGTGATGGTAGGCATGTACATTACTTATTTTTGTTTTAAAGAATGGGGTATTGATCCTTACCTGGGCATGTTTATTTCTATGCCGATCCTGTTTTTTATTGGTTGTATAATTCAAAAATACTTAATTAACCGCCTGGTGGAAGTTGATTCCATTTTGCCGGAAAACCAGGTTCTATTAACTGTAGGCATTATGCTAGTTTTAACCGAGACGATGCGGCTGATCTTTAAATCGGATTACCGTTCGGTGGCGACCAGTTATTCCTCCAGCACTTTCTTCCTGGGAGATATATCCATAAGTATTCCCATGACCATTGGCTTTTTAATTGCCATGATCTTTACCTGGTTATTGCATCTTTTTCTCACCCGGACAGATCTGGGCCGGTCTATCCGGGCAACGGCCCAGGATAGGGACGCGGCCATTTATATGGGCGTAAACGCTCCCCGGATAACGGTGATCACTTTTGGCATCGGCTCGGCACTGGCGGCTGCAGGGGGTTCTCTGTTGCTCCCTTTGTTTTATCTGTGGCCGGATATCGGTCACCTGTTTACGGCAAAGGCATTTATTATCACCATTTTAGGGGGAATGGGAAGCACTATGGGGGCTCTCTTTGGCGGCCTCACCCTGGGTATCGCCGAATCCCTGGGAGCTACCTATATTTCCATGGGATATAAAGATGTGGTCGGCCTGATCATTTTTTTACTGGTCCTTTTATTCTTACCGGGTGGTTTTAAAAGCCTTACCAGGAGGTGA
- a CDS encoding ABC transporter substrate-binding protein: MKKYLAILAVLAMVMGVTVTAGCGGGGSQQEQGAQNVVKVGVILPLTGTEAMFGTMEKNSMEMAYEELKAAGKTTVNGKEIKLIFEDDQSKQDAAKAAAEKLINQDKVAMLSGGYSSANTNVIAGTAQSKGIPFLIVTGSADKITKQGWQWVFRGAAAPSSKYTSALWDLFDKKIKPRNVAIIYENTDFGTSSAEAFRAACKARGINVVFDQGYEKGAIDFKPMLANMKKANPDVVFAVSYVMDASLIVKQMKELDFNPRLFVGGAAGYTMPEFLENAGNAAEYVASTTLWVPSVSWKGASDYFKKYKEKYGKEPDYHGAQAYATMYVIADALGRAKDFTPAGIQKALKETDLMTIMGPIKFEDWEGYTNQDKPTTYVVQWQKGKLEVVWPEEAASGKLVFPVPKWSERK, translated from the coding sequence ATGAAAAAATACCTGGCTATTCTGGCTGTTCTGGCAATGGTTATGGGTGTAACCGTTACAGCCGGGTGTGGAGGAGGGGGATCCCAGCAAGAGCAGGGAGCTCAAAATGTGGTAAAGGTGGGTGTCATCCTCCCTTTAACCGGTACTGAAGCCATGTTTGGCACCATGGAGAAAAATTCCATGGAAATGGCCTATGAGGAATTGAAAGCAGCCGGCAAGACCACGGTTAACGGGAAAGAAATCAAGCTGATATTTGAAGACGACCAGAGCAAGCAAGACGCCGCCAAAGCTGCCGCTGAAAAATTAATTAACCAGGATAAGGTGGCCATGCTTAGCGGGGGCTACAGCAGTGCCAATACCAACGTCATTGCCGGGACCGCCCAGTCAAAGGGTATCCCCTTCCTCATTGTTACCGGTTCTGCCGACAAGATCACCAAACAGGGGTGGCAATGGGTGTTCAGGGGGGCCGCCGCACCGTCCAGCAAATATACTTCTGCCCTGTGGGATTTGTTTGATAAAAAGATTAAGCCCCGGAATGTAGCCATTATCTATGAAAACACTGATTTTGGTACCAGTTCTGCCGAGGCCTTCCGGGCTGCCTGTAAGGCCAGAGGGATCAATGTGGTTTTTGACCAGGGATACGAAAAAGGTGCCATTGACTTTAAGCCCATGCTGGCCAATATGAAAAAGGCCAATCCGGACGTTGTTTTTGCCGTTTCTTATGTGATGGATGCTTCTCTCATTGTTAAGCAAATGAAAGAACTGGATTTTAATCCCAGGCTGTTTGTCGGTGGGGCGGCGGGCTATACCATGCCGGAATTTTTGGAAAATGCCGGGAATGCCGCTGAGTATGTGGCTTCGACAACTCTGTGGGTTCCCAGCGTTTCCTGGAAGGGGGCCAGCGATTACTTTAAAAAGTACAAGGAAAAATACGGTAAAGAACCCGATTACCACGGTGCCCAGGCCTATGCCACCATGTACGTAATCGCTGATGCTTTGGGACGGGCCAAGGATTTCACCCCTGCAGGCATCCAGAAGGCCTTAAAAGAAACCGATCTGATGACAATAATGGGACCCATCAAATTTGAGGACTGGGAAGGCTATACCAACCAGGATAAACCCACCACCTATGTGGTGCAATGGCAAAAGGGCAAGCTGGAAGTGGTCTGGCCTGAAGAGGCTGCTTCAGGAAAACTGGTCTTCCCCGTACCAAAATGGAGCGAGCGAAAGTAG
- a CDS encoding TRAP transporter substrate-binding protein has translation MTGRARWILVLAVSFLLITGCDQRGPDGEQVDPKEKIVIKFSHVVAEDTPKGQAARRFARLVQQRTGGRVEVQVFPNSTLYKDGEEMDALQQGAVQMIAPTTSKLSCLAPQWQLLDLPYLFENKEQVYQALDGEIGKKLFATLEPHNIHPLAFWDNGFKHMTNSKRPLVHPRDFAGLTFRVMINSRVLEEQFRCLGARATGLPFSDVYSTLAARQVDGQENTMSNIYSQRFYEVQPYLTVSNHGYMGYVVLTNAAFWRSLPPDIRKIIEETMTEVTLWEREQAASLNEKNFKQIESSGKVKIHTLTPPERIEWQAAFTPLYRQFKPVIGNELVEAVLRMKNYSSSVSRGHATGWLFKQFPESNTGGVRAGKL, from the coding sequence ATGACGGGCCGGGCCAGATGGATATTAGTTCTAGCGGTATCGTTCCTCCTAATCACCGGTTGTGACCAGCGGGGTCCCGATGGGGAGCAGGTGGATCCCAAGGAGAAGATCGTGATCAAATTTTCCCATGTGGTGGCCGAGGACACACCCAAGGGGCAGGCGGCCCGGCGTTTTGCCCGCCTGGTGCAGCAGCGCACCGGGGGGCGGGTGGAAGTACAGGTTTTTCCCAATTCGACCCTCTATAAGGACGGGGAGGAAATGGACGCCCTGCAGCAAGGTGCAGTCCAGATGATTGCCCCCACCACTTCCAAGTTAAGCTGCCTTGCTCCCCAATGGCAGTTGCTTGATTTACCATATCTTTTTGAGAACAAAGAACAGGTATACCAGGCGCTGGATGGGGAAATAGGTAAAAAACTTTTTGCCACCCTGGAACCCCATAATATTCATCCCCTGGCCTTCTGGGATAATGGATTTAAACACATGACCAACAGCAAAAGACCCCTGGTGCACCCCCGTGACTTTGCCGGTTTAACTTTCCGGGTAATGATCAACAGCCGGGTTCTGGAAGAACAGTTTCGTTGCCTGGGTGCCCGGGCTACCGGTCTGCCCTTCAGTGATGTCTACAGTACCCTGGCCGCCAGGCAGGTGGACGGCCAGGAAAACACCATGTCCAACATTTATTCCCAGCGTTTTTATGAGGTGCAACCCTATCTGACGGTGAGCAACCACGGCTACATGGGCTATGTGGTGCTGACCAATGCTGCCTTCTGGCGCTCTCTGCCCCCCGACATCCGTAAAATTATTGAGGAGACCATGACCGAGGTAACCCTGTGGGAACGGGAGCAGGCGGCCAGTTTAAATGAGAAAAATTTTAAACAAATTGAGTCTTCCGGTAAGGTCAAAATACACACCCTGACTCCCCCGGAAAGGATCGAATGGCAAGCGGCATTCACTCCCCTTTACCGGCAGTTCAAACCGGTTATCGGCAATGAACTGGTGGAGGCGGTTTTACGCATGAAAAACTACAGTTCCTCAGTTTCCAGAGGACATGCTACTGGTTGGTTATTTAAACAATTTCCAGAATCAAATACCGGGGGGGTGAGAGCAGGGAAGTTATAA
- a CDS encoding response regulator, with product MGDIGVLIVEDDPMVVEVNRGFVNAVPGFQVVGVARTGRKAVEMVARLKPALTLLDVYLPDMSGLEALQEIRRRGLPTDVLLVTAAQDVETIQHAFRYGAVDYIIKPFKFNRLKTALEGFALLYSRLNKDDRLEQDDIDRLALRRTPVVVNEVGAAEMPKGLNEVTLKQILLFLIKDGGALSAEEVAAGLGLARVTARRYLEYLAALGKVTLGLQYGSVGRPIKRYKIKVP from the coding sequence TTGGGCGACATCGGTGTACTCATTGTAGAAGATGATCCCATGGTGGTGGAGGTAAACCGGGGCTTTGTCAATGCCGTACCCGGCTTTCAGGTGGTGGGGGTGGCCCGTACTGGCCGGAAGGCGGTGGAAATGGTGGCCCGCTTAAAGCCCGCCCTGACCCTTCTGGATGTCTACCTGCCGGATATGAGCGGCTTGGAAGCCCTGCAGGAAATCCGCCGCCGGGGTCTGCCCACCGACGTATTGCTGGTCACTGCCGCCCAGGACGTGGAAACCATTCAACACGCCTTCCGTTACGGGGCGGTGGACTATATTATCAAGCCCTTCAAGTTCAACCGCTTGAAGACCGCCCTGGAGGGTTTTGCCCTTTTATACAGCCGGTTGAATAAGGATGACCGGCTGGAACAGGACGATATCGATCGCCTGGCCCTGAGACGAACTCCGGTAGTTGTTAACGAAGTCGGTGCAGCAGAGATGCCCAAGGGTTTAAATGAGGTTACTTTAAAGCAGATTTTACTTTTCCTGATTAAAGATGGGGGTGCCCTGTCGGCTGAAGAGGTGGCCGCCGGTCTGGGGCTGGCCAGGGTGACCGCCCGTCGTTACCTGGAATACCTGGCCGCATTGGGTAAAGTCACCCTGGGACTGCAGTATGGTTCAGTAGGCCGTCCCATCAAGAGGTACAAAATTAAAGTTCCGTAA
- the dcuS gene encoding DcuS/MalK family sensor histidine kinase, whose amino-acid sequence MDIYRRFLPLHTRLAILSFVSVVLAILVAVLLVGIRVSHLLEEEMGMRALAIARTLAQMEAVHNNVGRPGGASVIQPVAEKIRLATGVEYIVVVDMNRVRYSHPVAERIGGKFSDRDLDPALSGREYITRTAGVMGPAVRAFSPIKVDEGTRQVGVVVVGIITPTFAELFRAIQAQLYPSLAIGLLAGLLGSLYLASRIKGAMFTLEPEEIARILEERTAMLQAMGEGIIAIDRNMRITVINEEAKRLLGTDDEVVGRSITEVLPDSFLPRVLQTGQPEFNQERVLNNTVIIVNRVPVLVKGEIVGALASFRDRTEVHRLAEELTGVKSFVEALRVQNHEYLNRLHTIAGLLQLNRVQEAVDYIFAVTEEQQKLTRLLTKNVCDYSIAGLLLGKYSRARELKVELSIDRSCRLTRLPPRMDAAALGVVLGNLLENALDAVREMEPARRQVHFTMRDDPEGLVLGVRDTGAGISAHLREQIFEQGFSTKGNGRGIGLYLVKKHVDTAGGEITLHSREGEGTTVTVRIPYSA is encoded by the coding sequence TTGGACATTTACCGGCGTTTTTTGCCCCTGCACACAAGGCTGGCCATTTTGTCCTTTGTTTCGGTGGTGCTGGCCATTTTAGTGGCCGTCCTGCTCGTGGGGATTAGGGTATCCCACCTGCTTGAAGAGGAGATGGGCATGCGTGCCCTGGCCATTGCCCGTACCCTGGCCCAGATGGAGGCCGTACATAATAATGTGGGGCGTCCCGGCGGTGCCAGCGTCATTCAGCCCGTGGCCGAAAAAATCAGGCTGGCTACCGGGGTGGAGTACATTGTCGTGGTGGATATGAACCGGGTGCGTTACTCTCACCCGGTGGCCGAACGCATTGGAGGCAAATTTTCCGATCGGGATCTGGACCCGGCCCTGTCCGGCCGGGAGTATATTACCCGTACTGCCGGGGTGATGGGTCCGGCCGTCCGTGCCTTTTCTCCCATCAAGGTGGATGAAGGTACGCGGCAGGTGGGAGTGGTGGTGGTGGGTATTATTACCCCCACCTTTGCCGAGCTCTTCCGGGCCATCCAGGCTCAACTCTACCCATCCCTGGCCATCGGGTTGCTGGCCGGTTTGCTGGGTTCCCTCTACCTCGCCAGCAGGATTAAAGGGGCCATGTTCACTCTGGAACCCGAGGAGATCGCCCGTATCCTGGAAGAACGCACGGCCATGCTGCAGGCCATGGGCGAGGGTATTATTGCTATCGACCGGAATATGCGTATTACCGTGATCAACGAAGAAGCCAAACGTCTGTTGGGTACGGATGACGAGGTGGTAGGCCGGTCCATTACCGAAGTGCTCCCGGATAGTTTTTTACCCCGGGTGTTGCAAACGGGTCAACCGGAGTTTAACCAGGAACGGGTTTTAAATAACACCGTCATTATTGTTAACCGGGTACCAGTACTGGTGAAGGGGGAGATTGTCGGGGCGCTGGCTTCCTTCCGGGACCGTACCGAGGTACATCGCCTGGCTGAGGAATTAACCGGTGTAAAATCCTTTGTAGAGGCCCTGCGAGTGCAAAACCACGAGTATCTGAACCGTTTGCATACCATTGCCGGTTTGCTCCAGTTGAACCGGGTGCAGGAGGCGGTGGACTATATCTTTGCCGTTACCGAGGAGCAGCAGAAACTGACCCGTTTATTAACCAAAAACGTTTGTGACTACAGTATTGCCGGGTTGCTGCTGGGCAAATACAGTCGGGCCCGCGAACTGAAGGTGGAACTGTCCATCGACCGCTCCTGCCGGCTTACCCGCCTGCCCCCCCGTATGGATGCCGCCGCCTTGGGGGTGGTGCTGGGCAATCTCCTGGAAAACGCCCTTGATGCGGTGCGGGAGATGGAACCTGCCCGGCGGCAGGTGCACTTTACCATGAGGGATGATCCGGAGGGCCTGGTACTGGGGGTGCGAGACACGGGTGCGGGCATATCGGCACATCTCCGGGAGCAGATATTTGAACAGGGCTTTTCCACCAAAGGAAATGGGCGGGGTATTGGTTTGTATCTGGTGAAAAAACACGTGGATACGGCCGGTGGGGAGATCACCCTGCATTCCCGGGAGGGGGAAGGAACCACGGTGACGGTGCGTATTCCTTATTCAGCCTGA